The Aphelocoma coerulescens isolate FSJ_1873_10779 chromosome 14, UR_Acoe_1.0, whole genome shotgun sequence genome has a window encoding:
- the PDAP1 gene encoding 28 kDa heat- and acid-stable phosphoprotein, which yields MPKGRKGGHKGRARQYTSPEEIDAQLQAEKQKAREEEEQEEGGEGATGDPKKEKKSLDSDESDEDDEDYQQKRKGVEGLIDIENPNRVIQTTKKVTQLDLDGPKELSRREREEIEKQKAKERYMKMHLAGKTEQAKADLARLAIIRKQREEAARKKEEERKAKDEAAMAGKRLQSLSLNK from the exons GTAGAAAAGGAGGCCACAAAGGCCGAGCAAGGCAGTAcacgagtcctgaggagattgaTGCCCAGCTCcaagcagaaaagcaaaaggcaAGG GAAGAGGAGGAACAAGAAGAAGGAGGCGAAGGAGCaacaggagaccccaaaaaggagaagaaatctTTAGATTCAGatgagagtgatgaagatgatgaggattATCAG CAAAAGCGCAAAGGAGTGGAGGGGTTGATAGACATAGAGAACCCCAACCGTGTCATTCAGACAACCAAAAAAGTCACTCAGCTGGACCTGGATGGACCCAAGGAGCTCTCACGACGAGAGAG AGAGGAAATAGAGAagcaaaaggcaaaagaaagatACATGAAAATGCACCTAGCTGGGAAAACAGAGCAAGCCAAGGCAGACCTTGCCCGACTAGCCATCATTCGGAAGCAAAGGGAAGAAGCTgccagaaagaaagaagaagaaagaaaag CAAAAGACGAAGCAGCCATGGCAGGTAAAAGACTGCAGTCACTATCCCTTAACAAGTAA
- the ARPC1B gene encoding actin-related protein 2/3 complex subunit 1B codes for MAYHSFLLEPISCHAWNKDRTQIALCPNNHEVHIYRKDGAKWSKVHELKEHNGQVTGIDWAPESNRLVTCGTDRNAYVWTLKGNVWKPTLVILRINRAARCVKWSPKENKFAVGSGSRLISICYFEQENDWWVCKHIKKPIRSTVLSLDWHPNNVLLAAGSCDFKCRIFSAYIKEVEERPSPTPWGSKMPFGELMFESSSSCGWVHSICFSASGSRVAWVSHDSTLCLADAGKKMAVASLCTETLPLLAVTFITENSLVAAGHDCCPMLFTYEESQGTLTFGGKLDVPKQSSQRGLTARERFQNLDKKASSDTANATLDTLHKNSISQISVLMGGKDKCSQFCTTGMDGGMSIWDVKSLESALKDLKIK; via the exons ATGGCCTaccacagcttcctgctggagccCATCAGCTGCCATGCCTGGAACAAGGACCGCACCC AGATCGCCCTGTGCCCCAACAACCACGAGGTTCACATCTACCGCAAGGACGGGGCCAAGTGGAGCAAAGTCCATGAGCTGAAGGAGCACAATGGGCAGGTGACAG GCATTGACTGGGCCCCTGAGAGCAACCGGCTGGTGACATGTGGCACTGACCGCAACGCCTACGTGTGGACCCTGAAGGGCAACGTCTGGAAGCCCACCCTGGTCATCCTGCGCATCAACCGCGCCGCCCGCTGCGTCAAGTGGTCCCCCAAGGAGAACAAGTTCGCCGTGGGCAGCGGCTCCCGCCTCATCTCCATCTGCTACTTTGAGCAGGAGAATGACTG GTGGGTTTGCAAGCACATCAAGAAGCCCATCCGCTCGACAGTGCTCAGCCTCGACTGGCACCCCAACAACGTCCTCCTGGCCGCCGGCTCCTGTGACTTCAAGTGCAG GATCTTCTCAGCCTACATCAAGGAGGTGGAGGAGCGGCCCAGCCCCACGCCCTGGGGCTCCAAGATGCCCTTTGGGGAGCTGATGTTCGAGTCgagcagcagctgtgggtgGGTGCACAGCATCTGCTTCTCGGCCAGCGGCTCCCGCGTGGCCTGGGTGAGCCATGACAGCACCCTGTGCCTGGCCGACGCCGGCAAGAAGATGGC TGTTGCCTCCCTGTGCACCGAGACCCTTCCCCTGCTCGCTGTCACCTTCATCACCGAGAACAGCCTGGTGGCCGCG GGCCATGACTGCTGCCCGATGCTGTTCACCTATGAGGAGAGCCAGGGCACCCTGACCTTCGGGGGGAAGCTGGACGTCCccaagcagagctcccagcGTGGCCTCACCGCCCGCGAGCGCTTCCAGAACCTGGACAAGAAAGCAAGCTCGGACACGGCCAATGCCACCCTGGACACCCTGCACAAGAACAGCATCAG CCAGATCTCAGTGCTGATGGGTGGGAAGGACAAGTGCTCCCAGTTCTGCACCACGGGGATGGACGGTGGCATGAGCATCTGGGATGTCAAG AGCCTGGAGTCAGCGCTGAAGGATCTCAAGATCAAATGA